In a single window of the Oscarella lobularis chromosome 2, ooOscLobu1.1, whole genome shotgun sequence genome:
- the LOC136200166 gene encoding phenolphthiocerol/phthiocerol polyketide synthase subunit C-like — MSSTSQKKDDEGIAIIGIGCRFPGNVNDVETFWKMLVDATDCTSEVPEDPSRFDLMNDYYHPTPRTEGKICARRGGYVDSKIFRKFDRQFFRMPPAEANHLDPQIRMLLEGTWEALEDAGMPPSRLRGTTTGVYIGLMNNDYTVKPDTLINAYTNSGTDASMASNRLSYEFDFRGPSYTIDTACSSSLYAIHHACEGIRHGDCDLAVAGGANVVLLPVTSIGLSQAQMISPDGRCKTFDASANGYSRGEGAGVVVLKSLRKALECKDSIYAVIKGGAMSNDGKTYGVSQPSSDAQIDLLGKACRNAGVEPEMISYVEAHGTGTKAGDAAEANALGVAIGKKRAASNAPPLVVGSVKSNIGHTEGAAGVAGVIKAALILAKRKIPPSIHFRVPNPSIPFEALHVQVCTNLTDLPTNAYVGCSSFGFGGANAHVILQESPIARHLVDEKGGDGITTDQVDAQTTTKQSHRLLLLSAATHAGLKDQAKNWINFLEEKPSYLFSSILYSAACRFQHHRHRLALVVRNRQEAVQLLTDYIEDKKSSENLLTGNDAEEMKTVPLVFAFSGMGTQWWAMGRQLLDEYPKFCAVIKEIDEHLRSAGATWSLFDVLTSSEENSMIHRTEISQPCIFAIEVAIVEVLREFGVSPTAVVGHSVGEVATAYTAGLLTLKQASTIIYHRGRLLEKTSGRGGMLAVLGDANEALKLLPKNLIATSSRRWIKDFDETVAGTNGKCAVLDVAAINSSRQIVLSGDEGALKAAATALSDNDEIRTILLKVNNAFHSYQQSSLQAEVIDCLEKVERTSGVNGAVTTIPMVSSVTAEYVDSEIVGKASYWWANIRQTVRFQDAVKVLLEKGYTNFVEIGAHSVLIPAIKDILSAENLTSQSSVISTLKRPRDIRAPSSDETASLLRCIAKLHVMGAKIDFSSMYPHESHQFVPLPRYPWQREECWFSANEAAVDLVHPLLGERQASIAEIVGDDSETDTIIWKCEYSSFTLPWLKDHAIVDVIAPAAAYVETGLAAARSIFGDAANFCLTNVAVKKFMFTPNSSADVRVLAEKLGQKEYRLSIHSSKATASSGWQTHATMTILQPNDEQAKEDSFENLASLKKRFPIVVRTSKEDIYNSGDEGDSYKFGPSFRVCQWAALSHEMNEILVRATVTEEIRHELHRYIIHPAFLDGCFQAYLLSSRTKFDQPTDVDGSKPTVLVPTSLSSCEVYGEIPSDVFIHLKEYDNSDGHNCADVSLMSADDGRVALKINKVQFSSISSSGDDNKPHFWTLKWESERSEKTVDDNEDDSAPANAVCIMWFSESQKTALEHLLHEFKERNIQADVRFMTDEKNESESFSSYTDIVMLLMDISESNVFETTKKDDFLDAAFASPLAYIKTLQNHGSSWEKEAHLRHWLVTQNGQAVVDGEIANPGQTTVAGCILSLAHELPDSKNFWVDLESADTSTSSVWQAFVDYFLNFDPGENEVALRRGTDNDSFAPVFPRLTEMNPDAIASHVSDAHWTVAYSSKTKRPILTAVDHPDIRHPVIVKVTCFGPLSRTSSGEFPGAWVIGVVTSCPDASFELGDTVLGLSDMISSTVSVPLSLAVKVPEEMTLSNAEIVNAVQELLVPYITFTVASPLAVGDTVLALANPSDSSQKKELTALSKLLHWLKVRFIVVHNSAKLSENDIDACTPQDLASILVDKKLASGVVFLNEVEITEADKVLQHLKSFGSCVFYSRAQLRRFVKSAKTDRSLANFFPMMTTQDLFDEQHRGLVGRSLVQLLERLRRETNGKRKVEAKHLRDLLAPSAADSLHTFLANSEPINLTLPFENSFTARLNDSYLITGGLKGLGLSLAKWLVDRGAKHLHLLGRSPPGAEEAVQIEELRETSRIDIWQVDISSEDAIEGVFQEISQITSSNLAGIFHCAAVYHDSLLFTVEKDQLEKVMLPKAYGAWLLHRQSLALKTHLRYFVLFSSIASLFGNSGQVSYCIANTVLNSLADHRKRMGLPATSLQFGAISGAGFLQQNPKIMTLLKSRGLTPLSDQSALDCMGRAMLIQLPSLCIQGNITPEKYVRPAKLGSTFRFSRLKELEKLAGDRIDAIESSKMLFASLSPPEKRKVVVDLLSTWLGAGLGLDEVPLNASLVSIGFDSIMATEMSDRIHLAFIVIVPPVRMLNDQCSVNFLADIIMTLIQNQATAEEEKEKEEETPGEKSDQNLWRYSLNSPAKDKTICHLICFPPYAAGASVYSQWGKLFKDSGIGVTVLHFPGWEERQTETFLGDLDGLVSAALDAVLPLAEEHKVAFYGHSMGGLIAYEVALRLEKDHGISITHFFVGAWYAPHLQYPRPADFNIPSSVFKRDAPLAVVFQHLKQLNFIDLPSEVDPLLQHWMPCFEIALKILKRYTPNENSLPCGIDAFSSTGDPFVQPKDVIPWEKQSRSDFVHNSVNAPGHQFTNLFANVICETLQGRLKTLL; from the exons ATGTCGAGCACATcccaaaagaaagacgacgaaggtaTTGCCATAATAGGCATCGGGTGCCGTTTTCCCGgaaacgtcaacgacgtcgaaacctTTTGGAAaatgctcgtcgacgcgaccgaTTGCACGTCCGAAGTGCCAGAAGATCCGAGTCGATTTGACTTGATGAACGACTATTATCATCCCACGCCTCGAACCGAAGGCAAAATCTGCGCTCGTCGCGGCGGCTACGTCGACTCGAAAATTTTTCGCAAATTCGATCGACAATTTTTTCGAATGCCGCCCGCCGAGGCGAATCATCTCGATCCTCAAATTCGTATGCTTCTGGAAGGGACGTGGGAGGCGCTCGAAGATGCCGGAATGCCGCCGAGTCGCCTTCGCGGCACGACGACCGGCGTCTACATCGGTCTCATGAATAACGACTACACCGTCAAGCCGGACACCCTGATTAATGCCTATACAAATTCGGGCACGGACGCGAGCATGGCTTCGAATCGGCTTTCATATGAATTTGACTTTCGCGGACCGAGCTACACTATCGATACGgcctgctcgtcgtcgctctacGCCATTCATCACGCGTGTGAAGGAATTCGGCACGGCGACTGTGACTTGGCGGTGGCCGGCGGCGCCAATGTTGTCCTGCTTCCCGTCACGAGTATTGGCCTATCGCAAGCGCAAATGATTTCGCCCGACGGCAGGTGCAAGACTTTTGATGCTTCGGCGAACGGCTATTCGCGGGGCGAAGgagccggcgtcgtcgtgctAAAATCACTTCGAAAAGCGCTTGAATGCAAAGATTCGATATATGCCGTCATCAAAGGCGGAGCGATGAGCAACGACGGGAAGACGTACGGCGTCTCGCAGCCGAGCTCCGACGCTCAGATCGATTTGCTCGGCAAAGCGTGTCGTAACGCAGGAGTCGAGCCAGAGATGATCTCTTACGTCGAAGCCCACGGAACCGGCACGAAAGCCGGAGATGCGGCAGAAGCCAATGCACTGGGGGTGGCGATTGGTAAAAAGCGTGCCGCATCAAACGCACCGCCGCTAGTTGTAGGCTCCGTCAAATCGAATATCGGTCACACGGAAGGTGCCGCAGGAGTAGCGGGTGTAATCAAAGCGGCTCTAATTCTCGCTAAACGAAAAATCCCCCCTTCTATTCATTTTCGAGTTCCTAATCCAAGCATTCCGTTTGAAGCGTTACACGTCCAAGTGTGTACGAATCTCACCGATTTGCCTACCAATGCTTACGTTGGTTGCAGTTCGTTCGGCTTTGGGGGCGCCAATGCTCACGTCATCTTACAAGAATCTCCCATTGCTCGCCACTTGGTAGACgaaaaaggcggcgacggcatcACGACGGACCAAGTTGATGCTCAGACGACTACTAAACAATcgcatcgtcttcttcttctttctgccgCGACGCACGCAGGTCTGAAAGATCAGGCGAAAAATTGGATCAACTTTCTAGAAGAAAAGCCCTCTTACTTGTTTTCGAGCATTCTCTATTCGGCCGCTTGTCGTTTTCAGCACCACCGTCATAGACTTGCTCTCGTTGTTAGAAATCGTCAGGAAGCGGTCCAACTTCTGACTGATTACATTGAAGACAAGAAGAGTTCTGAGAACCTTTTGACGGGAAACGACGCAGAAGAGATGAAAACCGTTCCGCTCGTGTTTGCCTTCTCCGGAATGGGAACGCAATGGTGGGCTATGGGACGTCAGCTGCTGGACGAATATCCAAAGTTTTGCGCCGTGATAAAA GAGATTGACGAACATCTTCGCTCTGCCGGAGCGACGTGGTCGCTATTCGATGTGTTGACATCgtcagaagaaaattcaatgaTACACCGTACAG AAATTTCCCAACCCTGCATCTTTGCCATCGAAGTAGCAATTGTCGAAGTTCTACGAGAATTCGGCGTCAGTCCGACGGCCGTCGTGGGCCACAGCGTCGGCGAAGTCGCCACAGCTTACACAGCCGGCCTACTGACGCTGAAACAAGCGTCAACGATAATATACCATCGCGGTAGGCTCTTGGAAAAAACGAGCGGTCGCGGCGGCATGCTCGCCGTTCTCGGAGATGCCAACGAGGCTCTTAAATTACTCCCCAAAAATTTGATCGCGACGAGCAGTCGTCGCTGGATAAAGGATTTCGATGAGACGGTGGCAGGGACTAACGGTAAATGCGCCGTTCTAGACGTCGCCGCTATCAACAGTTCTCGTCAAATCGTCTTGTCTGGCGACGAAGGGGCTCTCaaggcagcggcgacggcttTGAGTGAtaacgacgaaattcgaacGATTCTACTCAAAGTCAACAACGCCTTTCACAGCTACCAGCAATCGTCTCTTCAAGCGGAAGTAATAGACTGCCTAGAGAAAGTAGAAAGGACGAGCGGAGTAAATGGTGctgtgacgacgattcccATGGTTTCGTCCGTGACAGCCGAGTACGTCGATAGCGAAATCGTTGGCAAGGCGTCGTACTGGTGGGCGAATATTCGTCAAACCGTTCGCTTTCAAGATGCGGTGAAAGTTCTCCTCGAGAAGGGCTACACGAATTTCGTAGAAATAGGGGCGCACAGCGTTTTGATTCCGGCCATCAAGGACATTCTGTCCGCTGAGAACCTGACTTCCCAATCGTCAGTTATTTCAACGCTGAAAAGACCGAGAGACATTAGAGCGCCGTCCAGTGACGAAACAGCGAGTCTGCTTCGATGCATAGCTAAACTTCACGTCATGGGagcgaaaatcgatttcagcTCCATGTATCCTCACGAAAGCCATCAGTTCGTACCGCTTCCTCGCTATCCGTGGCAAAGAGAAGAGTGCTGGTTCTCAGCCAACGAAGCCGCTGTCGATCTCGTGCATCCTCTACTAGGAGAACGTCAAGCGAGCATCGCTgaaatcgtcggcgacgacagtGAGACAGACACGATCATATGGAAGTGCGAGTACAGTTCGTTTACTTTGCCGTGGCTGAAAGACCACGCGATTGTCGACGTGATAGCTCCCGCTGCCGCCTACGTGGAGACGGGTCTCGCGGCGGCACGATCAATCTTCGGCGATGCCGCCAACTTCTGTCTGACAAACGTGGCcgtgaaaaaattcatgTTCACGCCAAATAGCTCGGCCGACGTTCGAGTTTTAGCCGAGAAATTGGGACAGAAAGAGTATCGGCTTAGTATTCACAGCAGTAAAGCGACGGCCTCTTCTGGATGGCAAACCCATGCCACCATGACCATTCTTCAACCTAATGATGAACAAGCCAAAGAAGATTCATTTGAAAATCTAGCATCcctaaagaaacgatttcctaTCGTAGTTAGGACGTCAAAGGAAGACATTTACAATTccggcgacgaaggagacTCGTACAAGTTCGGCCCGTCGTTTCGTGTGTGCCAGTGGGCGGCACTGTCTCATGAAATGAACGAAATATTGGTTCGCGCGACGGTGACTGAAGAAATACGCCACGAGCTGCATCGGTACATAATACATCCGGCATTCTTGGACGGTTGTTTTCAAGCGTACTTGTTGAGCTCGAGGACAAAATTCGATCAGCCGACCGACGTAGATGGAAGCAAGCCTACAGTTCTAGTGCCAACGTCTCTAAGCAGCTGCGAGGTTTATGGAGAAATTCCGTCAGACGTATTTATTCATTTGAAGGAATACGATAATTCAGACGGACATAACTGTGCGGACGTAAGTCTCATGAGTGCAGACGACGGTCGTGTTGCCCTGAAAATCAACAAAGTGCAATTTAGTAGTATATCTTCATCTGGTGACGATAACAAGCCCCATTTCTGGACACTGAAATGGGAGTCTGAGAGAAGCGAGAAAACTGTGGACGATAACGAGGACGATAGTGCACCAGCGAACGCCGTTTGCATTATGTGGTTTAGCGAGAGTCAAAAGACGGCATTGGAGCATCTTCTTCACGAATTCAAAGAGCGAAACATTCAAGCAGACGTCCGTTTTATGAcggacgagaagaacgaaagcgaatccTTTTCCTCATATACGGACATAGTGATGCTTCTAATGGACATATCGGAAAGCAACGTATTTGAAACTACGAAAAAGGACGACTTCCTAGACGCTGCTTTTGCGTCTCCACTGGCTTATATCAAAACGCTTCAAAATCACGGCTCCTCGTgggaaaaagaagcgcaTTTGCGCCACTGGCTTGTCACCCAAAACGGTCaggccgtcgtcgacggcgaaatcgctAATCCTGGCCAAACGACAGTTGCTGGGTgcattctttctcttgccCACGAGTTGCCAGACTCGAAAAACTTCTGGGTTGACCTAGAAAGCGCCGATACCTCAACGTCCAGCGTATGGCAAGCATTTGTTGACTACTTCCTGAATTTTGATCCCGGAGAAAATGAGGTGGCGTTGCGACGTGGCACTGATAACGATTCATTTGCTCCCGTCTTTCCACGTCTAACTGAAATGAATCCAGATGCCATTGCTTCTCACGTTTCTGATGCCCACTGGACAGTGGCGtattcgtcgaaaacgaaacgaccaATATTAACAGCAGTCGACCATCCTGACATCCGTCATCCTGTGATAGTTAAAGTAACCTGTTTCGGTCCTCTTTCAAGAACGTCGTCTGGAGAATTTCCAGGAGCGTGGGTCATCGGTGTAGTGACGTCTTGTCCTGACGCGAGTTTCGAATTGGGAGATACCGTATTGGGTCTCTCCGATATGATATCCAGCACCGTTAGCGTTCCCTTGAGCCTGGCAGTCAAGGTTCCAGAAGAAATGACTCTATCTAACGCCGAAATTGTCAATGCCGTGCAAGAACTGCTTGTTCCTTACATTACGTTTACCGTCGCCTCTCCGCTAGCTGTCGGCGACACGGTTCTTGCGTTGGCGAATCCAAGCGATAGCtcgcagaaaaaagaactgACTGCTCTATCAAAACTCCTCCACTGGCTGAAAGTTCGCTTCATTGTCGTTCACAACTCAGCGAAGTTAAGCGAAAATGACATTGACGCGTGCACTCCTCAAGATCTAGCGAGTATTTTGGTGGACAAGAAGCTAGCCAGTGGAGTCGTCTTTCTCAATGAAGTAGAAATCACTGAAGcagacaaggtgcttcagcaCCTGAAATCGTTTGGAAGTTGCGTCTTTTACAGCAGAGCACAACTTCGTCGGTTTGTCAAATCAGCCAAAACCGACAGAAGTCTTGCTAATTTCTTTCCTATGATGACGACGCAGGACCTGTTCGACGAACAGCACCGCGGACTCGTCGGAAGGTCGCTCGTACAACTGTTAGAGCGACTACGCAGAGAAACGAATGGGAAGAGGAAAGTGGAAGCTAAGCATCTGCGCGACTTGCTCGCTCCTTCGGCAGCAGATTCACTGCACACTTTCTTGGCTAACTCAGAACCAATCAACCTGACTCTTCCTTTTGAAAACTCATTTACGGCTCGCCTCAATGATAGCTATCTCATCACGGGCGGACTTAAAGGATTGGGGTTGTCGCTAGCAAAGTGGCTCGTCGATCGCGGTGCAAAGCATCTGCACCTTCTCGGTCGCAGTCCTCCTGGCGCCGAAGAAGCTGTTCAGATAGAGGAGCTTCGAGAGACGTCTCGGATCGATATCTGGCAAGTGGACATATCTAGTGAAGATGCAATCGAAGGCGTCTTTCAAGAAATTTCACAAATAACCTCTTCAAATCTTGCTGGTATATTCCACTGTGCAGCCGTCTATCACGATTCCTTGCTCTTTACCGTGGAGAAAGACCAACTAGAAAAAGTCATGCTACCCAAGGCGTACGGAGCTTGGCTCTTGCACCGACAGAGCCTAGCCTTGAAGACTCATCTTCGCTATTTTGTTCTATTTTCGAGCATCGCCTCTCTTTTTGGAAATTCCGGTCAAGTGAGCTACTGCATTGCCAATACGGTGCTAAATTCTCTGGCCGATCACCGCAAACGAATGGGTCTTCCAGCAACCTCGCTTCAATTTGGGGCGATTAGTGGCGCCGGCTTTCTCCAACAAAACCCCAAGATAATGACGTTGCTGAAGTCAAGAGGACTGACGCCGCTAAGTGATCAGTCAGCGTTGGACTGCATGGGACGGGCCATGCTTATCCAGCTGCCTTCCCTGTGCATTCAAGGCAACATTACACCAGAAAAATACGTTCGTCCAGCTAAGCTGGGAAGTacgtttcgtttctctcgACTAAAAGAGCTGGAAAAGTTGGCCGGTGACAGAATCGATGccatcgaatcgtcgaagatgctattcgcttcgctttcgccgccaGAAAAGCGGAAAGTCGTTGTCGACCTGCTTTCTACGTGGCTCGGAGCCGGTCTGGGTCTGGACGAGGTGCCACTGAATGCGTCCTTAGTTTCCATCGGGTTCGACTCGATTATGGCCACGGAAATGAGTGATCGGATTCACCTTGcattcatcgtcatcgtgcCTCCAGTTCGCATGCTAAACGACCAGTGCAGCGTGAATTTTCTAGCCGATATCATTATGACTTTAATTCAAAATCAAGCGACcgcggaagaagaaaaagaaaaagaagaagaaactcCAGGCGAAAAGTCAGATCAAAACTTGTGGAGATACTCTTTGAACAGCCCAGCGAAGGACAAGACAATTTGCCACCTCATATGCTTTCCCCCATATGCCGCAGGTGCATCTGTTTACTCGCAGTGGGGAAAGCTTTTCAAAGACAGCGGCATTGGAGTGACCGTCCTTCACTTTCCCGGCTGGGAAGAAAGACAAACCGAGACGTTCCTAGGCGATTTAGACGGCCTTGTCTCGGCAGCACTAGATGCCGTACTGCCACTAGCAGAGGAGCACAAAGTCGCCTTCTACGGTCATAGCATGGGTGGTCTCATCGCCTATGAGGTGGCTCTTCGTCTTGAAAAAGACCATGGCATATCCATCACGCACTTCTTCGTTGGTGCTTGGTATGCTCCTCACTTGCAATACCCTCGTCCAGCCGATTTTAATATTCCGTCGTCGGTGTTCAAGAGAGACGCGCCACTTGCTGTCGTCTTTCAGCATTTGAAACAGCTCAATTTCATCGACCTTCCATCTGAGGTGGATCCGCTGCTTCAGCATTGGATGCCATGCTTTGAAATAGCTCTCAAAATTTTGAAGAGATACACTCCGAATGAGAATTCGTTGCCGTGCGGCATCGACGCTTTCTCCTCGACTGGAGACCCTTTTGTCCAGCCTAAAGACGTGATACCATGGGAGAAGCAATCGCGATCTGATTTTGTCCATAATAGCGTCAATGCCCCAGGGCACCAGTTCACAAATTTATTCGCCAACGTCATATGTGAAACGTTACAAGGCAGATTGAAAACTTTGCTCTAG
- the LOC136200169 gene encoding ubiquitin carboxyl-terminal hydrolase 46-like translates to MPSREDGAPAPKRPRPSLKLKRRKRDEEADELPVSQPAKSTSFGPIDLWSASRIPDATNPWPIAKENEPEDPNGGDDETKASANDYCVDDTGNRPYGPELPPPANAALSPPPFPPPFSGLNNAGNTCYVNSVLQALRYCPDFVSSLNELDSQEEGGAGCEIENPSSQECDATTRFYQSLKNLYSSMTDLENAFRRDPASNCTGINRLSVCPETFIDDLRQINFQFTAYMQHDAQELLRCLLSNIEDAYNAKSKDGTATTTAATTKNFVTSTFQGSLVFTTRCLECETKRNRYETFLDVSVPVRLSPSSSASSSSASPSSTSSPAGSSTTSVGRHSLTWAMKQFVGMERLTGRDRYYCDECRTHTEAEISTMFDQLPSVLTIHLKRFAATGGGGLSSLGSYVSKISGNLATPMRMKLDQWCTLSCNRRHSTYELFAVVMHSGCMSGSGHYLTYVRLSSDEPVGRQDDCSTECVCPESSSSFDDGGACHCGWKWLKLDDSDVEVLSNADFRRVLSPKSTLTSTPYILFYGVLPSSSV, encoded by the exons ATGCCGTCGAGAGAAGATggcgcgccggcgccgaaACGGCCTCGACCGTCGCTCAAACtcaaacgaagaaagcgcgacgaagaagcggatGAGCTGCCCGTCTCCCAGccagcgaaatcgacgtctttcggtCCCATCGACTTGTGGTCGGCTAGCCGGATCCCGGATGCCACGAATCCGTGGCCAAtcgcgaaagaaaacgaacccGAAGATCCAAacggtggcgacgacgaaacgaaagccaGCGCGAACGACTACTGTGTTGACGATACGGGAAATCGACCTTACGGCCCAGAATTGCCGCCTCCCGCCAACGCGGCTCTTTCGCCTCCTCCCTTTCCTCCGCCGTTTTCCGGTTTGAATAACGCCGGCAATACGTGCTACGTGAATTCTGTGTTGCAAGCGCTGCGGTATTGCCCcgacttcgtttcgtcgttgaatGAA ttgGATAGTCAGGAAGAGGGTGGTGCTGGTTGTGAGATTGAGAATCCCAGCTCTCAAGAGTGTGATGCAACAACCAGATTTTACCAATCTTTAAAAAAT CTTTATTCCTCTATGACTGATCTAGAAAACGCCTTTCGACGCGATCCCGCGTCAAATTGTACCGGCATTAATCGTCTGTCGGTGTGTCCTGAGACATTTATTGACGATTtgag ACAAATCAACTTTCAATTTACGGCTTACATGCAACACGACGCCCAAGAGCTTCTTCGCTGTCTGCTCTCCAACATCGAAGACGCTTACAACGCAAAATCCAAGGAtggcacggcgacgacgacggcggcgacgacgaaaaacttcgTGACGAGCACGTTCCAGGGCAGTCTCGTCTTCACGACGCGATGTCTCGAATGTGAGACGAAGCGCAATCGCTATGAAacgtttctcgacgtcagCGTTCCCGTTCGACTCTCTCcgtcctcgtcggcgtcgtcctcgtcggcgtcTCCGTCCTCGACCTCTTCGCCGGcgggatcgtcgacgacgagcgtcggTCGGCATTCGCTTACGTGGGCGATGAAGCAATTCGTCGGCATGGAACGGCTGACTGGACGCGATCGCTATTATTGCGACGAGTGCCGCACGCACACGGAAGCGGAGATCAGCACGATGTTCGATCAGTTGCCGTCCGTCTTGACGATTCATTTGAAGAGGTTTGCAGCGACGGGCGGTGGCGG GCTGTCGTCTCTCGGAAGCTACGTTAGCAAAATCAGTGGCAATTTGGCCACTCCAATGCGCATGAAGCTCGATCAATGGTGCACGTTGTCCTGCAATCGACGGCATTCTACGTACGAGCTCTTTGCCGTTGTGATGCACAGTGGTTGCATGTCAGGCAGTGGGCACTATCTAACCTACGTCCGTCTGTCTTCCGACGAGCCAGTTGGACGACAAGACGACTGTTCGACCGAGTGCGTTTGTCCTGAGAGTAGCAGTTCGTTTGACGATGGAGGCGCGTGTCACTGTGGGTGGAAGTGGCTTAAATTGGACGATTCCGATGTGGAAGTGCTCTCCAATGCGGATTTTCGAAGAGTACTGTCGCCCAAGTCGACGCTGACCTCCACGCCCTATATATTGTTTTATGGCGTCTTGCCTTCAAGTTCGGTTTAG